One stretch of Lemur catta isolate mLemCat1 chromosome 2, mLemCat1.pri, whole genome shotgun sequence DNA includes these proteins:
- the GPR139 gene encoding probable G-protein coupled receptor 139, with protein MEHTHAHLVANSSLSWSPCGLGFVPVVYYSLLLCLGLPANILTVIILSQLVARRQKSSYNYLLALAAADILVLFFIVFVDFLLEDFILNMQMPPVPDKIIEVLEFSSIHTSIWITVPLTIDRYIAVCHPLKYHMVSYPARTRKVIVSVYVTCFLTSIPYYWWPNIWTEDYVSTSVHHVLIWIHCFTVYLVPCSIFFILNSIIVYKLRRKSNFRLRGYSTGKTTAILFAITSIFATLWAPRIIMILYHLYGAPIQNRWLVHIMSDVANMLALLNTAINFFLYCFISKRFRTMAAATLKAFFRCQKQPVQFYTNHNFSITSSPWISPANSHCIKMLVYQYDKNGKPIKVSP; from the exons ATGGAGCACACGCACGCCCACCTCGTCGCCAACAGCTCGCTGTCCTGGTCCCCCTGCGGCTTGGGCTTCGTGCCCGTGGTCTACTATAGCCTCTTGCTGTGCCTCGGTTTACCAG CAAATATCTTGACAGTGATCATCCTCTCGCAGCTGGTGGCCAGAAGGCAGAAGTCCTCCTACAACTATCTCTTGGCACTTGCTGCTGCTGATATCTTGGTCCTCTTCTTCATCGTGTTTGTGGACTTCCTGTTGGAAGACTTCATCTTGAACATGCAGATGCCTCCGGTCCCTGATAAGATCATAGAAGTGCTGGAATTCTCATCCATCCACACCTCTATTTGGATCACAGTTCCATTAACCATTGACAGGTATATCGCCGTCTGCCACCCGCTCAAATACCACATGGTGTCCTACCCAGCCCGTACCAGGAAAGTCATTGTAAGTGTCTATGTCACCTGCTTCCTGACCAGCATCCCCTACTACTGGTGGCCCAACATCTGGACTGAAGACTACGTCAGCACCTCTGTGCACCACGTCCTCATCTGGATTCACTGCTTCACTGTGTACCTGGTACCCTGCTCCATCTTCTTCATCTTGAACTCAATCATCGTGTACAAGCTCAGGAGGAAGAGCAATTTTCGCCTCCGCGGCTACTCCACGGGGAAGACCACAGCCATCCTGTTTGCCATTACCTCCATCTTTGCCACGCTCTGGGCCCCCCGCATCATCATGATTCTCTACCACCTCTATGGGGCGCCCATCCAGAACCGCTGGCTGGTGCACATCATGTCTGATGTTGCCAACATGCTGGCCCTTCTGAACACAGCCATCAACTTCTTCCTCTACTGCTTTATCAGCAAGCGGTTCCGCACCATGGCAGCTGCCACACTCAAGGCCTTCTTCAGGTGCCAGAAGCAGCCTGTACAGTTCTACACCAACCATAACTTTTCCATAACAAGCAGCCCCTGGATCTCGCCGGCGAACTCACACTGTATCAAGATGCTGGTGTACCAGTATGACAAAAATGGAAAACCTATAAAAGTATCCCCATGA